The following DNA comes from Fervidibacillus albus.
AAAGGACGAATCTGTGGCGTTGACAGGGACGTCCTTTTTGTATTTCATGCGATTTTTTATGAACAAAACGAATTTAAACTACTAAATCCTCCGTTCCGTTGTCAGCAAGTTACGATTTTTTTCAGTCCATTTAAAAAATGAAAATTTCCCTTTTTTGGTAATAAAAAGAAATGTATTGTCATTTGTATAAAAACATTGTAGAGTATACTGTATATAAACATATGTTTTTCACAGGAGGACACAAGAATGTTACAAAAAATTGGACTATTGCAAAGAATTCTCATCGCCATTTTACTTGGAGTTTTATTCGGGAGTTTTTCACCAACTTGGTTAATTCGCATTTTTGCCACCTTTAATGGGATTTTCGGCAATTTTTTAAGCTTTGTCATTCCTTTCATTATTATCGGTTTTATTGTACCGGGTATCGGAAGTCTTGGAAAAGGGGCTGGGAAACTGATCGGTTGGACGGCAGCCATCGCTTATTTTTCGACGATTTTAGCAGGGACGATCGCCTTTTTTGTCGGTCAAACCGTTTTGCCGCACCTGTTATCTGGACAAAGTTTAGTCGAAGCGGAAAACCCGGAGGAATTTTTGCTCCCGCCGTTTTTTGAAGTGGAGATGCCTCCAGTGATGAATGTCGTAAGCGCCTTAATTGTCGCCTTTCTTTTCGGTATTGGACTGTCTTTGATTAAAGGGAAAACTTTGTTTCACATGTTTGTAGATTTTCAACAAATCATTGAAAAATTAATTAGTGGTTTGATTATTCCACTCCTTCCCTTTCATATTTTCGGCATTTTTTCGAATATGACTTTCGGTGGACAAGTTCAAACGATCGTATCATTGTTTGCGAAAGTTTTCGTTCTCATTCTATTTTTGCATATTAGTTATTTATTCATTTTATATTCCACCAGTGGTACGATCGCCAAGAAAAATCCGTTAAAGTTGCTTAAAACGATGGCACCCGCCTATTTTACTGCCCTTGGTACCCAGTCGTCGGCCGCAACGATTCCGGTAACATTGGCCCAAGCGAAAAAGACGGGAGTTAAGGAAAGCGTGGCTGAATTTACGATACCGCTATTGGCGAATATACACTTATCCGGAAGCACAATTACTTTGGTGATTAGTTCCATGGGTGTAATGTTTTTATCCGGATTTGTTCCGTCCTTTAGTGACTATTTGCCGTTTATATTCATGTTGGCGATTACGATGATCGCTGCACCGGGAGTACCGGGTGGAGCGGTGATGGCTGCACTAGGACTATTGGAGACGATGTTACATTTTGATCAAACGATGATTTCCCTTATGATTGCCTTGTATTTGGCCCAAGATAGTTTAGGTACGGCGACGAATGTGACAGGTGACGGTGCGATTACCGTTATCGTCAATCGATGGAATCGGGAGAGGAAACGGGAAAGGAAAAAGGTGAGCCAAGCTGTGTGATTTCTTGTGAACATGTGTTCCATTCAAATTCGTCGTATTCATAAATTTCATGAGAGAATGGGCGGCCCTCAATTGGACTGCCCATTTTATTCATACTATTCCCTTTTCATTTCTTTCTTAAAAAATGCTATCACCTCCCGTTTCCAAAGTTTAGCCGTTGAGTAGCCAATCTTGAACTGGGCAGCAATCTCCTTCAGCCCGATTCCTTCATAAAAATAAAGATGGGCAAGTTGTCGTTTTTTCTCTGGAAGTTTGTCCATCCACTCTTCCATCATTAAACGGTGAAAAGAAATATCCGTATCGGTCATTCCACCAATCTTTTTCCATTCTTCATCTTGTATTTGTAATTCCCGTTTTTCCTTCCGCATTTCCTTTCGTAGTTCGGTTAAAATCATTCCACGAATATAATGGTAGGCGAATGTTGAAAAGGAACCTTTTTCATGATTGTACGCCTCATATGCTTTCCACAATCCGATCAAACCAATTTGAAAATATTCTTCATGGTTTTTGTAAATATTTAATCCGCGAATGATTGAAAAAATCATTGGCCGCATTTCTTTCGCGATTTCTTCAAAATGATTCATTTCAAACCCCTTTGGAAAGGCGCGCCTTTTCTTTATTCCCGGGTACTTTAAAAATACCTTTGTGGGGAAGGTGGTGTCTAATTTACAATTTTCAAAAAACGAAGGGAAATTTAATTTTTTACGAAGATTTGACAGTAAAAATAGGGGAAATAGGCTAAATGACCTCTTTAAAATTTAATTTCGAATAATTTTCGGTTTTTTCTAAAAAATATTTACTAAAATGTGTTTTTCAATTTTCCTTTCGTGGGCTATAATGGAGCAAAATGTTGTTCGAAAGATGGAGGGTGCCGAGTGGAAAAAATGGATCGATCGGGAAAGATTTTTTTCGAAATCGCTGACGGAATTGCCACAATTTTTATCAATCGACCGAAAAAACAAAATGCCATTAACTGGGAAATGTGGGAGGCACTGATTCGTGTCGTAAAACATTGTACGGAAAACCGTGATGTGAACGTGATGATTTTTCGAAGTACAACGGAAGCAGCCTTTTCTTCCGGTGCGGACATTTCCGAGTTCGAATCGATTGATCACGATCGACTAAAGGCGGTGGCATTTAACGAACTCCCATTAAAATTGGAAAAGGAAATTATGTGTTCGCCGAAGCCGTCGATTGCTCTCATACAAGGATTTTGTGTCGGAGGGGGATGCCAAATTGCCCTCGCCTGTGACTTTCGATTTACTAATTCGACGGGGAAATTTGGTATTCCACCGGCGAAATTAGGACTCGTATACAATCCATCGGGAACAAAACGGTTAGTCGATTTAGTCGGACCTTCCCGGGCGAAGGATTTGCTGTTTAGTGGAAGAATTATCGATGCGGAAGAAGCGTTTCAGATGGGGCTTGTTAATCGAATCTTTTCATCGGAGGAATTGGTGGAAGAAACGTATCGTTATGCGAAAGCGGTTAGTAAAAATGCTCCGATGTCCATTTTCGGTGCGAAAAAAATCATTGAAGACATTTTGCAGGGAACGGTGGAAAATTCGGAGGAAATCGAACGGCTTGTTTTCGATGCCTATGCTTCCGATGATTTTAAAGAAGGCGTTTCTGCATTTTTAGAAAAGCGAACACCGAACTTTCGCGGACGGTAAAATATACGATGAACGACTTGGTTCATTTAAGAATGTATGAAGATTTGTTTGACAGGAAAAAAGGACTCTATCATTTTGGATGTTGGTGACTAAAAGTGAGCCCCTTTTTTGATCGGAAAAATAGAGTAAAGTGACACTCCCCACCTAAAATGTCATCGCTAAACCACATGTGAAGGAGGAATGTCACATGTCTCATTTAAGGTTTTGTCAAAAAAATCTCCAAATATATGAAAAACACCAGGAACACAATGATGAAATATAGATCTTATGTCGAAAACACGTTTAAAAGAAAATACAGCAACGGGGTTCTGGTTATCATTCATCCAAAATAGGTTTGAAATTATTCGTTCCATTGGCGGACGCGCATCGAGTGGCACGGCTCGAGCCTCCTCGTCACTACGTTCCTGCGGGGTCTCGAGGCTCGTGCTTTCCCCGTTGGAGTCGCCGCCAATGGAACTTCAATTGTTTTCTTTTCTTATGCGATAACATTTTACTGAAAAAAGTCACGAAATGATTCACCAACACAATTTGACAAAGAACCGAAAAAAGAGGAAATGTCCTTCTTGCTCCATTTCCCCCTTTTTATATTATGTTTCCCTTTTTGAAAAACAGGTTTGTTCAAAGTGGTTTATTGATTTCGCAGTTTCGCAATTTCATCGGCGACGAATTGGACGTTCGTTCCGACGACGACTTGGATACTTTGCGGACCGACTTCTTTAATTCCAGGAACGCCGGTCGCTTTAATTTTTTGTTGATCGACCGCTTTCATATCTTTTACTTCCACGCGAAGCCGAGTAATGCAATTGTCGACGGATACGACGTTTGCATCGCCACCTAAGCCTTCGTATATTTGTGCTGCCATTGCGGCGAATTTATCTTTTCCAGGAGCTGTAACGATTCCTTCCGTTTCCTCATCATCTTCCCGACCGGGTGTTTTTAAATCAAATTTCACAATCAAATAGCGGAATAAGAAATAGTAAATAACAGCAAAAACAAGTCCTTGTACGAGCAACATATATGGTTGGTTTGCTAACGGTAATTGAGAACTGAGAATGAAGTCGATTAATCCTGCACTAAAACCGAATCCGGCTGTCCAATGGAATGTGGATGCAATGAATAAGGAAATGCCGGTTAACAATGCATGAACGAGATAAAGGGCTGGCGCTAAAAACATAAAGGCGAATTCAATCGGTTCTGTGACTCCTGTGAAAAAGGATGCGAATGCTGCTGCCAATAATAAGGATGCGGCGGTTTTCTTTTTATTTGATTTCGCCGTATGATACATCGCTAAAGCCGCTGCTGGAAGTCCGAACATCATAATTGGGAAATATCCAGCTTGGTACATTCCCGTTACACCTAATTCTCCATTCCCAGACCAGAAGTTCCCAATGTCGTTAATGCCTGCCACGTCAAACCAGAACACGGAGTTCAAGGCGTGGTGCAACCCAGTTGGAATCAACAACCGATTGAAAAATCCGTATAATCCGGCTCCGAATGCACCGAGTTTGGCGATTGCTTCCCCAAAGGAAACGAGTCCTCCGTACAAAGGTGGCCAAAGAAAGAATAATAAGCCGGAGATGACAATCATCGACGTAGCGGTCATAATCGGTACGAGTCGTTTTCCGCTAAAGAAAGCGAGGGCATCCGGTAGTTTCACATGATGGAATCGATTGTAGCAAATCGATGCAATAATCCCAGATAAAATACCGACAAAGGCGTTTTCAATTTTGCCGAATGCAGGGTCTACCGCTGCTACATCAATTCCTTGCAACATCGCAACTGTGTCGGACGACAAAAGGGTTTTCGTGACAAGATAGGCGACGAGACCACTTAATGCGGCTGAACCGTCTCGTTGTTTCGCCATTCCGAGGGCAACACCGACGGCAAACAGAATGGGGATATTTCCGATGATCGATTCACCGGATTTAATGAAGAAAGCGGCTAAAGCATTTCCGGATCCCCATCCTTCTGGGTCGATCCAGTAACCGATCCCCATTAAAATCGCGGCTGCCGGTAAAACGGCTACTGGTAACATCAAGGAGCGGCCGAGTCTTTGTACATACTTCATAACCATGTTTTTCTCCTCCAATCATCTTTTTTTCACCTGACTACAATAAAAATCAACAGGATGATCAATGGGACCTTTAAATTTCCACATCACCTCCTTAAATGAATATAGTAGTAAGGAATATACCGTTCTATAAAATTAAATGCAATTGGAATCAATCAATCTATTTTTTTCGCAATCGTTCAATATGCAAAGTAATATAGGCCAGTTCTTGATCGGAAAAGTGGAGATTGAAATCATCAACTACCTGTTTTGTCGCGACATTCGCACAATGACTAGCGAAGGGAAATTTGTTTTGAATCATCTCAATCATCTCATCATCTAATGTACGTATCTCGTAGTCATTCGTCCTTGCCAAGGCATACCGGAGATGGGTAACGAGTCGGTGGTAGGCTAAGTCATTTTCCTTTATTTCAATATTGATGATATTTTTAATGATCGTCATCATTTTTTGAATAATGGCCGTTTGTCGAATCGTTTCTTTTAAATCCGGACTCATCGGTTTAGCGGTATGTATATGAAGTGCAATGAAAGCTGCTTCCCCTTCATCCATTTCGATACCGAGATTTTGTTTAATATAATCAATCGCCCAAAGTCCGATGGTAAATTCCTTTTTGTACAAAATCTTAATTTCATTTAAAAGTTTATTTTCCAAAAGAATGCCTTCTTTTTTTCGCTCGATGGCAAAGGAAATATGATCTGTCAGCAGGATGTGGATATGTTCATTTAATCTAGTTTGCATTTGTTTTTCTGCGTACGAAATGATTTTTTCGGTGATGAGAAAATGTTCTTCAGGAATTCTTTTGAGCAGCTGTTGCAACGTATCTTTTTCTTCCATAACGAATATTTTTTCAATTTTTTGCGGATTGACGATGTCATTTTTCCGCTTATTAAAGGCGATTCCAGCTCCAATGGCCACCTTTTCCACATCTCCGTCTTTGATGATGACGGCATTATTATTTAAAATTTTATGGATCCTCATCGGCATCACCTTATTTTTAGCCCGTTATAGTGAGAATAACCGTTTTTCCCGCAATCGCCTCCCGATGATCTGAAATGGAGTACGTTTTTTCCCCCCTTGAATCGTTAGTGACAACAATCGGTGTAATCGCTGATGTAGCGTGTGTTTGAATATAGTCCAATTGAACTTCGGCAAGTTTTTGACCGACGGAAATTTGGTCACCAACTTCAACGAGTAGATGAAAACCGGCTCCATTTAAAGAAACCGTTTCCAAACCGATGTGAATTAATATTTCCGTTCCACCGATGGCTCGGAGTCCGATGGCGTGTTTCGTCTCAGGAATTAATATGACTTCTCCATCAATCGGGAAGAAAACATTTCCGTCAGTCGGGTCTATGGCAATTCCGTTTCCCATCATTTTTTCGCTAAAGACTTGGTCAGGAACTTGTTCAATCGGAATTAATTGCCCGTTCATCGGTGCAATGATTGACAGACTTCGTCGCCGTTTGAAAAATTTGTTTAGCATATTTCTTGACCCCTTTATATGGATTGAAAAATAAAAAAAAGCATCGTGGTTCAGAGGGGACAATCTCCTTTTAGTGTACCACCATGCCTGATCGAATCAGTAACATGTGATGCAATATACAATCTTCAGAATTATAATAACATTACACAAAGGAAAGTGCAATACGAACGGGCATCGATTTTTAAAAAGAAATTGACGAATTTTTATCGATGCAGTTAAATGCAGGAATGGCTCGGAAAGGATATGTTTCTATGCGTAAATATTTTTCGGGATAATTAGCTAAATTGTAAAAAAAAAGAGAAGGCACTCTATCATAAATGTATGTTTAGCATGGCAAATACATTTAGAAAAGAGGCCTCCTCATGGAAACAATTATTTTCAAAACTATATCAAGTAATAAAGGATACGGAAAACTTTATTGAACTAGACATCCATTTGTTCAATTATAAAAAAATGCTATATACTGAAAATAAAGGAAAATACGCCATGACGGACCTATTGGGGGGAATGAAAAATGAAACGATTATTAAATTGTACAGCATCGGATTTTCAAAAAATGACAGGGCGTGATTTGAAGGAGGCAATCGAGGCATCTGAAGGGCGCACAATGGTTGCAGAGACCGTTTGTACGGCCCCTAGCCTATATCCCGGTATAACGAATGCAGAATATGTTGCTGCTTTCGGGGCAGACCTAATTTTACTAAACTTCTTTGATGTAAACGAGCCAAAAATCGAAGGGTTGGATGGTGTATCTGCCAATGAATTGTTAAGGACAGTAAAAAAAATGGTAGGTAGACCCGTCGGAGTGAACTTGGAACCTGTCGATGTCGATGCAAGGGGTGCGGAAGATTTATCGACATTGCCTACGGGAAGGATTGCTACATATGAATCTTTAAAAAGGGCAAAGGAGCTCGGAGCCGATTTCGTTTGTTTAACAGGAAATCCGAAAACAGGTGTGACAAACAAGGAAATCACAAACGCCATTCAAAGGGCAAGGGAAGTTTTCGGTGAAGACGGGTTGATTATCGCAGGGAAGATGCACGGAGCGGGTGTAAAGGGGGAAGCGGGTGTAAATATCGTATCGGAAGAAGTTGTTCACCAATTTGTAAATGCAGGTGCTGATGTCATTCTACTTCCTGGGGTAGGAACGGTTCCAGGTTCCACAGTAGAAAAAACCGTCAAATTCGTAGAACAGGCTAAGCAAGCTGGCGCACTTGCAATGACAACCATCGGGACGAGTCAAGAAGGGGCAGATGAGGAAACGATCAAGCAAATTGCTTTATATAACAAAATGGCTGGCGCGGATCTCCACCATATTGGTGATGCCGGATTTACGGGGCTTGCTGTTCCGGAAAACATCATGGCCTATTCCATCGCAATAAGAGGAAGAAGACATACATTTACGAGAATGGCAGCCTCCATATTACGGTAATGAGTTTTTAAAAAATGGTAAATGGCGCGAATCGTGTATAATGATGTTAAAGGACTACCCCGCTTTTGGAAAACGAGGCAGGGCATGCAAAATATTTATCCATCTTTTCGGAGGGGTTTGATGGCAAGGGAAAGAAAATTTACGACGGATGACTTATTTCAAAAAACTAAACAACTGTTGCTTGCCGTTGGATACGAAGGGTTTACGATTCAATTGTTAGCAAAGGAATTGGACGTGACGAGAGCTGCCATTTATAAATACTACGAAAATAAGGATGAGCTCATTACCGATTATTTGTTATATGAGATCGATCGGTTTATGGCCGATTTAAAGAAGTTGGACAGGCTAGAAAACTTTGAAAACCAATTCGATTTTTTGCTCCGTTCGATTTTAAAACATAAAGAAATCCATCGTGTCGCACGAATGTTCTTTCTCATCCCGATTGCGGGGAATGAAAAGGTGGCGAAAAATAAAGAAAAACTGGAAAAATTGCATAACGATATGTATGATCGACTCTACCATTTTATCGCATCCGGTAAAAAAGTGGGAAAAATTAAAAATCATTTGCCAGACGCACTCATTCTAGGTATGATTTTTCATACGATTTCGATCGTCAATTCGACTTCCCTTTCGGACGATCAATGGTTTGTGGCGATGAAGGAGATGTTGGTCGATGGAATTTATATCCGTTCCTAATGCATATTTTTTCACACATTCGAAAGAAAAGGACCAAAAGTATGGGTAAGATTTTCAAACATGTGTTTTGATTGGGAGTACGATTCCCCCTTTTTTCTAACATTCAACGTTTTGTAAGCCTTTTTCTTTTTTTAGTTGCCTAAAACATTTTCTGTAATTTTCAGTATGTTCCCCCTTCGATTCGACAAAACACGTGTAAACGTTAGCATTAAAATTACTTTCCAGATCATCTGAAAATAATTTGACAAAACCTTTTTTAAAAATTTGGTTGACTGATTCCAAAAGCGGGTGTAAAATAAACAGGAAACGAATGTTGAAAACGCTTTATTTTTTTCCGCGTGTACAAAAACGTTTTCGGGTATGGAAGAAGGACCGATATTTATTATTTTTTAAATCAAAAACGTTTTAGGTGTTTGGTTATATTGATAAGAAATGGGAACGCTTCCTCCATCGGTTATGTTTAGGAATGTGGAGGATTTTTATAAACAAGCGTTGATTCGTCCATACACATTTTTTTGGTGCTGATCAAAAACGTTTTCGTACGAGCAGGAGAAAATATTTTAAAAAGAAACAAAAACGTTTTTGCTGGAGGGTTTTTACAATGATGAACTACACATACGGTAAAGGAGAATACGAAAACTGGATCGTATCCGAAACGGAATTTTCTCCGGATACTCTTGGGAAATGTGAATCGATTATGTATTTAGGAAACGGATACATGGGTCTTCGTTCCGTGACGGAAGAACCATATTTGAAAGAAGTTCGAAATTTGTTCGTCAACGGGACTTTTAATAAATTCGGTGAGGGAGAAGTGACGGAATTACCGAATTTGGCGGATGTTTCTCGAATCGATCTTCGTATAGATGGGGAGCGATTCAGTTTGGAAATTGGAAATACGGAAAATTACATCCGTCAGTTGAATTTGAAAGAAGCGGAACTCATTCGGCAATTTGACTGGACTTCGCCGAAGGGAAAAACATTGCGGTTTCGATTTCGCCGGTTCGTTTCCCTCGATAATTTACATTTAATCGGAATGAAAATGGAAATCGAAAATGGGAATGAACCGGTTACGATTTCCTTTGATTCGGGAATCGACGGACGGATGACCAATAGCGGAACTCAACATTTTCTCGAAGGGGAAAAACGAATTTTCGACAAACGATTCATTCAACTTCTTCAACATACGACGGAATCAAAAATCGATATCGTGATGAATGCGGCCCATAAAGTACTCGTCAACGATACGGAACTGAAAAATCCGTTGATGAATATCGATCGACGAAAAATTTGGTTGACCTTTGAGGCGGAACTTGCTCCAGGAGATAAATTGGAGATGGAAAAATTAACGACTGTTTATACGAGTATTGACCGTCCATTTTCTGAAAAAGGAACGACATTACAAAAGTTACGGGAAGTCGCTCTTCAAGATTTAAAGACGAGTTTGGACATCGGGTACGACGAATTGTTCCAAAAACATGTGCAAGCGTGGAAAGAACGAGTCTGGAATCGGTACAATTTACATATTCAAACGAAGGACGGTTTCGATCTTTTATCGTTACGATTCGCCATTTACCATTTAACGGCGATGGCACCTGCCCACGATGAACGAATGGGAATTGGTGCGAAGGCTTTAAGTGGAGAAGGTTATAAAGGACATTCATTTTGGGATACGGAAATCTTTATTTTGCCCTTTTTCATCTATACGAATCCCCGTGTTGCTCGATCCCTTTTAACGTATCGATATCTCGGGTTAGAAGGCGCGAGAAAAAAAGCAAAGGAAAACGATTATGAAGGGGCGATGTATCCGTGGGAAGCTGCATGGCCGTCGGATGGTGAAGTGACACCGGTTTGGGGCGCGGTAGACATTGTGACAGGAAAACAGACGAGAATTTGGTCCGGATATATTGAACAGCATATTACTGCCGACATCGCCTTTGCCGTCTATCAATATTATCAAATCACCGGTGATCAAGACTTTATGGATCAATACGGATACGAAATGGTTTTCGATACGGCAAAGTTTTGGGCGAGCCGTTTGGAATGGAATGAAGAACACGGACGTTATCATATAAACGATGTGATCGGTCCTGACGAGTATAAGGAACATGTGAACAACAACGCTTTTACAAATTATATGGCTCACTTCAATATGAAACTAGCAATCAACTATTATGAAGAACTTAAACGGAATCATAGCCCGATACTAAATCGACTAAATGAAAAACTAAATTTGGATAAAGCGTACTCCCTTTGGTTGGATCGTTCGGAAAAAATATATTTACCTGAACCGAATGAAAACTTCGTGATTCCACAGGATGACACGTATTTACAACTGAAGGAAATCGATTTGACGAAGTATAAACAGAGCAAAAAGGTCGGTACATTGTTCCTCGACTACAACTTAGAACAAGTGAATCAAATGCAAGTAACGAAGCAAGCCGATGTACTCGTTTTGTTCTATTTGTTAAATCAAGTGGAGCCGTTTTTCAATGAAGAAGTAAAACGGGCGAATTTCCACTATTATGAACCGAGAACGTTGCATGATTCTTCCTTGAGTTTGTCTACCCATGCGATTTTAGCAAATGACTTAGGGGATACCCAACTCGCTTATTCTTTGTTCCGCCGGGCAGCGGAAATCGATTTAGGGCCATTTATGCATTCGTCTGATCACGGGATTCATGCGGCGTCAATCGGAGGGATTTGGCAAGCGGCTGTTTGTGGATTTGCCGGAATTCGTCTGGAGGGTGATCGGTTATCCATCCATCCGAAATTACCGGATCATTGGGAAGAATTGACGTTTACAATTTATTGGAAAGATGAACCCGTTTCAATTAAGATTACTAAGTACCGATTAACGATTCGTACGAAAGGTGAAAAAGAAATTCCGTTAACCGTTTTCGGCGAACGACATGTTTGCCAAGGTGAATTGGAAATATCATACCTTTCGAAATAAGCGAACGATTTACTAGTTTGTTAGAGTGTTAAAGCGGTTGCAAATGTCCTTGTATCCTTATACATCCGGAAAGGGAATTTTTTGGGATCAAAAAAAGGCAAAAAAAACCCGTATGTTCAAAAAGCGACTTTGACATACGGAAAAATAAAAC
Coding sequences within:
- a CDS encoding dicarboxylate/amino acid:cation symporter, which gives rise to MLQKIGLLQRILIAILLGVLFGSFSPTWLIRIFATFNGIFGNFLSFVIPFIIIGFIVPGIGSLGKGAGKLIGWTAAIAYFSTILAGTIAFFVGQTVLPHLLSGQSLVEAENPEEFLLPPFFEVEMPPVMNVVSALIVAFLFGIGLSLIKGKTLFHMFVDFQQIIEKLISGLIIPLLPFHIFGIFSNMTFGGQVQTIVSLFAKVFVLILFLHISYLFILYSTSGTIAKKNPLKLLKTMAPAYFTALGTQSSAATIPVTLAQAKKTGVKESVAEFTIPLLANIHLSGSTITLVISSMGVMFLSGFVPSFSDYLPFIFMLAITMIAAPGVPGGAVMAALGLLETMLHFDQTMISLMIALYLAQDSLGTATNVTGDGAITVIVNRWNRERKRERKKVSQAV
- a CDS encoding sigma-70 family RNA polymerase sigma factor, with product MNHFEEIAKEMRPMIFSIIRGLNIYKNHEEYFQIGLIGLWKAYEAYNHEKGSFSTFAYHYIRGMILTELRKEMRKEKRELQIQDEEWKKIGGMTDTDISFHRLMMEEWMDKLPEKKRQLAHLYFYEGIGLKEIAAQFKIGYSTAKLWKREVIAFFKKEMKRE
- a CDS encoding enoyl-CoA hydratase-related protein, which codes for MDRSGKIFFEIADGIATIFINRPKKQNAINWEMWEALIRVVKHCTENRDVNVMIFRSTTEAAFSSGADISEFESIDHDRLKAVAFNELPLKLEKEIMCSPKPSIALIQGFCVGGGCQIALACDFRFTNSTGKFGIPPAKLGLVYNPSGTKRLVDLVGPSRAKDLLFSGRIIDAEEAFQMGLVNRIFSSEELVEETYRYAKAVSKNAPMSIFGAKKIIEDILQGTVENSEEIERLVFDAYASDDFKEGVSAFLEKRTPNFRGR
- the nagE gene encoding N-acetylglucosamine-specific PTS transporter subunit IIBC, with the translated sequence MVMKYVQRLGRSLMLPVAVLPAAAILMGIGYWIDPEGWGSGNALAAFFIKSGESIIGNIPILFAVGVALGMAKQRDGSAALSGLVAYLVTKTLLSSDTVAMLQGIDVAAVDPAFGKIENAFVGILSGIIASICYNRFHHVKLPDALAFFSGKRLVPIMTATSMIVISGLLFFLWPPLYGGLVSFGEAIAKLGAFGAGLYGFFNRLLIPTGLHHALNSVFWFDVAGINDIGNFWSGNGELGVTGMYQAGYFPIMMFGLPAAALAMYHTAKSNKKKTAASLLLAAAFASFFTGVTEPIEFAFMFLAPALYLVHALLTGISLFIASTFHWTAGFGFSAGLIDFILSSQLPLANQPYMLLVQGLVFAVIYYFLFRYLIVKFDLKTPGREDDEETEGIVTAPGKDKFAAMAAQIYEGLGGDANVVSVDNCITRLRVEVKDMKAVDQQKIKATGVPGIKEVGPQSIQVVVGTNVQFVADEIAKLRNQ
- a CDS encoding PRD domain-containing protein, coding for MRIHKILNNNAVIIKDGDVEKVAIGAGIAFNKRKNDIVNPQKIEKIFVMEEKDTLQQLLKRIPEEHFLITEKIISYAEKQMQTRLNEHIHILLTDHISFAIERKKEGILLENKLLNEIKILYKKEFTIGLWAIDYIKQNLGIEMDEGEAAFIALHIHTAKPMSPDLKETIRQTAIIQKMMTIIKNIINIEIKENDLAYHRLVTHLRYALARTNDYEIRTLDDEMIEMIQNKFPFASHCANVATKQVVDDFNLHFSDQELAYITLHIERLRKK
- a CDS encoding PTS sugar transporter subunit IIA; amino-acid sequence: MLNKFFKRRRSLSIIAPMNGQLIPIEQVPDQVFSEKMMGNGIAIDPTDGNVFFPIDGEVILIPETKHAIGLRAIGGTEILIHIGLETVSLNGAGFHLLVEVGDQISVGQKLAEVQLDYIQTHATSAITPIVVTNDSRGEKTYSISDHREAIAGKTVILTITG
- a CDS encoding haloacid dehalogenase-like hydrolase; protein product: MKRLLNCTASDFQKMTGRDLKEAIEASEGRTMVAETVCTAPSLYPGITNAEYVAAFGADLILLNFFDVNEPKIEGLDGVSANELLRTVKKMVGRPVGVNLEPVDVDARGAEDLSTLPTGRIATYESLKRAKELGADFVCLTGNPKTGVTNKEITNAIQRAREVFGEDGLIIAGKMHGAGVKGEAGVNIVSEEVVHQFVNAGADVILLPGVGTVPGSTVEKTVKFVEQAKQAGALAMTTIGTSQEGADEETIKQIALYNKMAGADLHHIGDAGFTGLAVPENIMAYSIAIRGRRHTFTRMAASILR
- a CDS encoding TetR/AcrR family transcriptional regulator; translated protein: MARERKFTTDDLFQKTKQLLLAVGYEGFTIQLLAKELDVTRAAIYKYYENKDELITDYLLYEIDRFMADLKKLDRLENFENQFDFLLRSILKHKEIHRVARMFFLIPIAGNEKVAKNKEKLEKLHNDMYDRLYHFIASGKKVGKIKNHLPDALILGMIFHTISIVNSTSLSDDQWFVAMKEMLVDGIYIRS
- a CDS encoding glycoside hydrolase family 65 protein, with product MMNYTYGKGEYENWIVSETEFSPDTLGKCESIMYLGNGYMGLRSVTEEPYLKEVRNLFVNGTFNKFGEGEVTELPNLADVSRIDLRIDGERFSLEIGNTENYIRQLNLKEAELIRQFDWTSPKGKTLRFRFRRFVSLDNLHLIGMKMEIENGNEPVTISFDSGIDGRMTNSGTQHFLEGEKRIFDKRFIQLLQHTTESKIDIVMNAAHKVLVNDTELKNPLMNIDRRKIWLTFEAELAPGDKLEMEKLTTVYTSIDRPFSEKGTTLQKLREVALQDLKTSLDIGYDELFQKHVQAWKERVWNRYNLHIQTKDGFDLLSLRFAIYHLTAMAPAHDERMGIGAKALSGEGYKGHSFWDTEIFILPFFIYTNPRVARSLLTYRYLGLEGARKKAKENDYEGAMYPWEAAWPSDGEVTPVWGAVDIVTGKQTRIWSGYIEQHITADIAFAVYQYYQITGDQDFMDQYGYEMVFDTAKFWASRLEWNEEHGRYHINDVIGPDEYKEHVNNNAFTNYMAHFNMKLAINYYEELKRNHSPILNRLNEKLNLDKAYSLWLDRSEKIYLPEPNENFVIPQDDTYLQLKEIDLTKYKQSKKVGTLFLDYNLEQVNQMQVTKQADVLVLFYLLNQVEPFFNEEVKRANFHYYEPRTLHDSSLSLSTHAILANDLGDTQLAYSLFRRAAEIDLGPFMHSSDHGIHAASIGGIWQAAVCGFAGIRLEGDRLSIHPKLPDHWEELTFTIYWKDEPVSIKITKYRLTIRTKGEKEIPLTVFGERHVCQGELEISYLSK